A region of Pseudomonas putida DNA encodes the following proteins:
- the benA gene encoding benzoate 1,2-dioxygenase large subunit — MSLGFDYLNAMLEDDREQGIYRCKREMFTDPRLFDLEMKHIFEGNWIYLAHESQIPEKNDFLSLTMGRQPIFIARNKDGVLNAFLNACSHRGAMLCRHKRGNRASYTCPFHGWTFNNSGKLLKVKDPSNAGYPDSFNCDGSHDLTKVARFESYRGFLFGSLNADVKPLVEHLGESAKIIDMIVDQSPEGLEVLRGASSYIYEGNWKLTAENGADGYHVSSVHWNYAATQNQRKQRDSGDEIKTMSAGAWAKQGGGFYSFDHGHLLLWTRWANPEDRPAFERRDQLAADFGQARADWMIENSRNLCLYPNVYLMDQFSSQIRIARPISVNKTEITIYCIAPKGESADARAKRIRQYEDFFNVSGMATPDDLEEFRSCQTGYGGGTGWNDMSRGAAHWVEGADEAAQEIELKPLLSGVRTEDEGLFVLQHKYWQDTMIQALKDEQQLIPVEAVQ, encoded by the coding sequence ATGTCCCTGGGATTCGACTACCTCAATGCCATGCTCGAGGACGACCGTGAACAAGGCATCTACCGCTGCAAGCGCGAGATGTTCACCGACCCACGGCTGTTCGACCTGGAGATGAAACACATCTTCGAGGGCAACTGGATCTACCTGGCCCACGAAAGCCAGATCCCCGAGAAAAACGACTTCCTCTCCCTGACCATGGGGCGCCAGCCGATCTTCATCGCGCGCAACAAGGACGGGGTGCTCAATGCCTTCCTCAACGCCTGCAGCCACCGCGGCGCCATGCTGTGCCGGCACAAGCGCGGTAACCGTGCCAGCTACACCTGCCCGTTCCATGGCTGGACCTTCAACAACAGCGGCAAACTGCTCAAGGTCAAAGACCCGAGCAACGCCGGCTACCCCGACAGCTTCAACTGCGACGGCTCCCACGACCTGACCAAGGTCGCACGCTTCGAGTCGTACCGGGGCTTTCTGTTTGGCAGCCTGAATGCCGATGTCAAACCGCTGGTGGAACACCTGGGCGAATCGGCCAAGATCATCGACATGATCGTCGATCAGTCGCCTGAAGGCCTGGAAGTGCTGCGCGGCGCCAGTTCGTACATCTACGAAGGCAACTGGAAGCTCACCGCCGAGAACGGCGCCGACGGCTATCACGTAAGCTCGGTGCACTGGAACTACGCCGCTACCCAGAACCAGCGCAAACAGCGCGACTCAGGTGACGAGATCAAGACCATGAGCGCAGGCGCCTGGGCCAAGCAGGGCGGGGGCTTCTATTCCTTCGACCATGGCCACCTGCTGCTCTGGACGCGCTGGGCCAACCCCGAAGACCGTCCGGCATTCGAGCGACGTGACCAACTGGCCGCCGACTTTGGCCAGGCACGCGCCGACTGGATGATCGAGAACTCGCGCAACCTGTGCCTGTACCCGAACGTGTACCTGATGGACCAGTTCAGTTCGCAAATCCGCATTGCCCGGCCGATTTCGGTGAACAAGACCGAAATCACCATCTACTGCATCGCCCCAAAAGGTGAGAGCGCCGACGCCCGCGCCAAGCGCATTCGCCAGTACGAGGACTTCTTCAACGTCAGCGGCATGGCTACCCCGGACGACCTGGAAGAGTTCCGCTCGTGCCAGACGGGCTACGGCGGCGGCACCGGCTGGAACGACATGTCCCGAGGCGCTGCCCACTGGGTCGAAGGCGCCGACGAGGCAGCCCAGGAAATCGAGCTCAAGCCACTGCTGTCAGGCGTGCGCACCGAGGACGAAGGCCTGTTCGTGCTGCAACACAAGTACTGGCAGGACACCATGATCCAGGCGCTCAAGGATGAACAGCAGCTGATCCCCGTGGAGGCCGTGCAATGA